The bacterium genomic sequence TCCGCCCGGTCCCACAACGGCCCGATGACTCGTACGGTTCGGGACGCGGCGCTGGCGTTGGCCGTCATGGCGGGTCCCGATGCGCGCGACCCGTTGACGATCGACGCGCCCCCGGAAGACTACCTCGCCGCGTGCGACGGCGATCTCACCGGACTGCGCGTGGCCTGGAGCGGCGACCTGGGGTTCGGCGCCGTGGATCCGGATGTGCGCCGCATCGCCGAAGCGGCGGCGCGGCGGTTCGCCACCGCAGGGGCTACGGTCGAGGCCCCCGCGGTGGACTGGCCCAACCCCCGCGATTTTCACAAGATCATCTGGGAGGTCGGGGTCGCCGCGCGGAACATCGATCGCGCGGTCGAGCGCCCGGATTGGATCGAGCCGAGCCTGGCGCAGATGCTGCTCAACGCCGGACAGTTGAGCGCGATCGAGTATCAACAAGCGCTGCTGGCGCGCACCGAGTTTCAGAACGCGGTCCGACGCTTCTTCGAGACGTACGACCTGCTGCTGACGCCGCAGATGCCGGTCGGCGCGTGGTCCGCGGAGCCGGGTGCCGTCCAGGGACCTCGTGAGATCGACGGCCGGCCGACCCCCACCATCTTCGACCGGCTCCCGTTCACCTACCCGTTCAACCTGACCGGCCAGCCGGCCGCAACGGTACCGTGCGGCTTCACGTCAGAGGGACTGCCGGTGGGCCTGCAGATCGTCGGGCGGTGGCACGCGGACGCGCTGGTGCTCCGGGCGTCGGCCGCGTTCGAGGCGATCCAACCGTGGGCGCAACACCGGCCGCCGGTGGGCTGAGGCGCCGTGGATCTGATCATCCGGCACGGCACGGTCGTTGATGGCACCGGCGCCCCGAGCGTACGCGCCGACGTCGGCATCGCAGGGGGCGAGATCGTCGCGATCGGCGACCTGCGGCACCGACGCGGGGCCGCCGAGTGGGATGCGCGGGACCGCGTCGTCGCGCCCGGCTTTATCGACATGCACACGCACTGCGACTTCACGATCTTCGAACGGCCGCAGGCAGACAGCTATCTTCTCCAGGGCGTGACGTGCATCGTCGTGGGCAACTGCGGGTTCTCTCCCGCCCCGCTGGAACCCCGCCGACTCGACGAGGTGCGGCAGTTCGCCGGGTTATTCGACGCCGATCTCCCGTGGTCGTGGCGCACGTTCGACGAGTACCTCTCGGCCGTCGAACGGGAGCGGCCGGGCGTGAACGTCGTCTCGCTGGTCGGACTCGGGGCCGTGCGCATCGCCGCGATCGGCTTCGAGCAGCGCCCGGCGGCCGCGGCCGAGATCGCCGAGATGGCGCGGTTGGTCGAGGACGCGATGCGGGCCGGCGCGCGCGGGGTCAGCACCGGGTTGATCTACCCACCGGGCTCCTTCGCGGACACCGAGGAGGTCGTCGCGGTCGCGTCCGCCGCGCGGGCGGCGGGCGGCTTCTACTCGTCCCACATCCGGGGCGAAGGCCACACGCTGCTCCCAGCGATCCGCGAGGCGCTCGAGATCGGCCGACGCGCCGGGCTCCCGGTTCACGTGTCGCATCTCAAGGCCGCCGGGCGGCGCAACTGGGGTAAGGTCGCCGACGCGCTGCGCCTCCTCGACGAGGCCCGGGCGACGCAGGACGTCACCTTCGACCAGTACCCGTACACCATGGGAAGCACGTTGCTGGCCGCCGGCATGCCGCAGTGGGCGCACGACGGCGGGATGCGCGCGCTGCTGCGCCGCCTCCGCGACGGTGTCGCGCGGCAGCGGATCGGCGCCGAGATCGACGCGGGCCTCCCCGGATGGCACAATCTCATCGGCGAGGCCGGCTGGGATCGGGTCTTCATCTCCAACAACCCGGCCCATCCGGAATTCAACGGCCGGACGCTCGCAGAGATCGGGCGACTGTGGGGCCGGACTCCCTGCGACGCCGCCTTCGATCTCTTAGTCGACAGCGACGGCGCGGTCGGCATGGTGGTCGGGATGATGTCCGAGGACGACGTCCGCACCGTGATGCGGCACCCGCTGATGCAGGTCGGGTCCGACGGTTGGGTCATGGGGCCGCACGGCCGTGCGGCGACCGCCCGGCCACATCCCAGGAGTTACGGCACGTTTCCGCGGGTGCTGGGCCCCTACGTACGTGACGAGGGCATCCTGACGCTCGAAGAGGCGGTGGCCCGCATGACCAGCCGGCCCGCTCGACGGCTGGGGCTGCGGCGCCGTGGGATCGTGCGGGTCGGGATGATCGCGGATCTCGTGGTGTTCGACCCGGTCCGGGTACGCGACACGGCCACGTACGCCGACCCGCACCGGTTTCCCGACGGCATCACGGCGGTCCTGGTGGGCGGGCGGGTCGCCGCGCGCGACGGGGCGCTCACCCCCGCTCGAACCGGCCACGTCCTCCGCGGCGGCCGGGCGGCCTGAGAACGGCCCGGCCGTGGACGCCGGACCCGGCGGATGTTACTCCGGCGTCTGCGCAGATACCGCGTCGGTGACCACGATCACGTGCACGTCTCCCGGCCCGTGGACGCCGGTGATGTGCTGCAGCCCGATGTCGGCGGTTCCGCTCGCTCCCGAGATGCAGCTCACCGCGTGCTCGAGCGGGCCCGCGCCGAGGACCGCGAAGAGATCGTCCAGCGCCGACAGCACGGCCGCCGCGCGCAGCACCGCGACGTGCACGGGCGGCACGAGCGAGAGCGCGCGCGGCTGCTCGGGCCGCGCGACCTCGACCAGCGTCGCGGTCTCCGCCACCGCGTATGTCGGCACCGTCACCCCCGCGTCGACCTGCGGTAGCGACCCGTGCACCACCTCAGGGGAGCGCGGAACTTCCACGAGGGTGATCCCCGCGGCTTGAATGGCCGGCGCGATCCCGAGGCGATCCAGCCATGGATCGGCCGAGACCACGACGCGCCGGGCCTGCGCGAATTGAAGCACGTCCACGACCGCGTGGGCGGTGTCGGCGGACGGCACCTCCCGCCACGTCGCGTGGGGACGGCGCCACCGGGCCGCCATCTCGGCCAGCACGGTGGCGCGGTCGCGAGTCGGGGACGGCGCGAGGAAACGAGGCAACCCCCCCGGGGCCCGGGCCCCGGTCGCCGCGCGCACGCGCGCCAGGAACGCACTACGCTCCATCGCCGTCTCGGCGATGCGCCGCCGAGCCCTCCCGGAACGAGTGCGAGGGCGGGGCCGGAAAATCGCGATGACGGGTCCAACCGCCGAGCGGCCCCGGCAGCGACCGAATCCGATCCCCGCGCACGAACCGACGCAGCATGGCCCGCAGCCCCCGCCCGGCCCACGCCCAGCGTCTCGCCGACGTCGCGGCCCAGGCGAACGCACGCATCCCGAACCGCTCGAACTCCGTGACGGCCTCGCCCGCCGCAGCCGCGCGCCGGCGCATGACCAGGAGCAACCGCGGGAGGTCGATCTTGACCGGACACACCTCCGCGCAGTACCCGCACAGCGAGCTCGCAAACGGCAGCGTGCCCGCCTGCGCGAGCCCTCGATACAGCGGGGTCAGCACGGCACCGATGGGCCCCGAGTAGATCGAGCCGTAGGCGTGCCCGCCCGCGCGCTCGTAGACTGGACAGACATTGAGGCAGGCGCCGCAGCGCAGACATTGCAGCGACTCGCGGACCTCCGTATCGGCCAGGATGCGGCTCCGACCGTTGTCGAGCACGATGACGTGCAGTTCCTCGGGGCCGTCGGCCTCGCCCTGCCGCCGCGGACCGGTGATGAGCGAGACGTACTCCGCCATCCGGCCGCCGGTGGCGCTGATCGGGAGCACGCGCAGCATAACCGCGAGCGCGGCGAGGTCCGGGACGAGTTTTTCCATCCCCATGAGCGCCACGTGCACGCGCGGCAGCGTCGTCACCATCCGCGCGTTGCCCTCGTTCTCGAACACGACCAGGGTGCCGGTGTCGGCGACGCCAAAGTTGACACCGGTCAGGCCCATCTCCGCACGCAGAAACCGCTCGCGCAGGTACGCGCGCGCGGCCCGCGTCAGTGCCTCCGGCTCGTCCGTGCGCGGCGCCCCGATCTTGTCGGCGAACAGCATGCCGACGTCGTGCGCGCTCTTGTGGATCGCGGGGGCGATAAAGTGGATCGGCGCCTCGCCCGCCAGTTGCACGATGAACTCGCCCAGGTCAGTTTCCGTGACCTCCAGCCCCGCGCGCTCGAGCGCGGGGTTCAGTTCGATCTCGTCCGTCGTCGACGACTTGCTCTTGACGATCCGCCGGACCCCGTGCTGGCGGGCGAGGTCGCCGATGATGCGGCGGGCGTCGGCGGCGTCGGCGGCCCAGTGGACCTGCC encodes the following:
- a CDS encoding LUD domain-containing protein, with the translated sequence MERSAFLARVRAATGARAPGGLPRFLAPSPTRDRATVLAEMAARWRRPHATWREVPSADTAHAVVDVLQFAQARRVVVSADPWLDRLGIAPAIQAAGITLVEVPRSPEVVHGSLPQVDAGVTVPTYAVAETATLVEVARPEQPRALSLVPPVHVAVLRAAAVLSALDDLFAVLGAGPLEHAVSCISGASGTADIGLQHITGVHGPGDVHVIVVTDAVSAQTPE
- a CDS encoding LutB/LldF family L-lactate oxidation iron-sulfur protein; this encodes MTADHEPGAPIEFIENARRALADPLLQANLSRSMHTFRGNRARVLEGFPEWETWREQARAIKAHTLAHLDHYLDRFDRHVRAAGGQVHWAADAADARRIIGDLARQHGVRRIVKSKSSTTDEIELNPALERAGLEVTETDLGEFIVQLAGEAPIHFIAPAIHKSAHDVGMLFADKIGAPRTDEPEALTRAARAYLRERFLRAEMGLTGVNFGVADTGTLVVFENEGNARMVTTLPRVHVALMGMEKLVPDLAALAVMLRVLPISATGGRMAEYVSLITGPRRQGEADGPEELHVIVLDNGRSRILADTEVRESLQCLRCGACLNVCPVYERAGGHAYGSIYSGPIGAVLTPLYRGLAQAGTLPFASSLCGYCAEVCPVKIDLPRLLLVMRRRAAAAGEAVTEFERFGMRAFAWAATSARRWAWAGRGLRAMLRRFVRGDRIRSLPGPLGGWTRHRDFPAPPSHSFREGSAAHRRDGDGA
- a CDS encoding amidase family protein, whose translation is MDATDLCFTPALELKRLIADRRVSPVELVDALLARIERLNPTLNAYLTVTADRARAQAREAEARARTDTLRGPLDGIPYALKDLEPTAGIRTTYGSKFFEHHVPDEDGVIAERLRKADGILLGKTNTPHFGHKDMTDNLIGPPCRNPWKLDRTPGGSSGGAGAAVAAGLIPIAHGSDGAGSIRIPAALCGIYGLKPSFGRVPYHPNADYWSARSHNGPMTRTVRDAALALAVMAGPDARDPLTIDAPPEDYLAACDGDLTGLRVAWSGDLGFGAVDPDVRRIAEAAARRFATAGATVEAPAVDWPNPRDFHKIIWEVGVAARNIDRAVERPDWIEPSLAQMLLNAGQLSAIEYQQALLARTEFQNAVRRFFETYDLLLTPQMPVGAWSAEPGAVQGPREIDGRPTPTIFDRLPFTYPFNLTGQPAATVPCGFTSEGLPVGLQIVGRWHADALVLRASAAFEAIQPWAQHRPPVG
- a CDS encoding amidohydrolase family protein — protein: MDLIIRHGTVVDGTGAPSVRADVGIAGGEIVAIGDLRHRRGAAEWDARDRVVAPGFIDMHTHCDFTIFERPQADSYLLQGVTCIVVGNCGFSPAPLEPRRLDEVRQFAGLFDADLPWSWRTFDEYLSAVERERPGVNVVSLVGLGAVRIAAIGFEQRPAAAAEIAEMARLVEDAMRAGARGVSTGLIYPPGSFADTEEVVAVASAARAAGGFYSSHIRGEGHTLLPAIREALEIGRRAGLPVHVSHLKAAGRRNWGKVADALRLLDEARATQDVTFDQYPYTMGSTLLAAGMPQWAHDGGMRALLRRLRDGVARQRIGAEIDAGLPGWHNLIGEAGWDRVFISNNPAHPEFNGRTLAEIGRLWGRTPCDAAFDLLVDSDGAVGMVVGMMSEDDVRTVMRHPLMQVGSDGWVMGPHGRAATARPHPRSYGTFPRVLGPYVRDEGILTLEEAVARMTSRPARRLGLRRRGIVRVGMIADLVVFDPVRVRDTATYADPHRFPDGITAVLVGGRVAARDGALTPARTGHVLRGGRAA